Below is a window of Blastocatellia bacterium DNA.
ATCCCGCCATCATGGAGCAAGCGAATCTGCGCCAGTTCTTCTGGCCGGCGGAGGGAGCGGAACAGGCGAGTCGGTACATGTGGCAGCCCGTTGGGACCGTCCCCAAATACAGTCTCATTCCTCTGATTGTGGGGACGCTCAAGACGACGCTCCTGGCGCTGGTGATCGCCGCACCGCTGGCCATTGCGGCGGCGCTCTATACATCCGAGTTTGCCCCGAGGCGATGGCGCGAGACGATCAAGCCGGTGATTGAGCTTCTGGCGGGCATCCCTTCGGTCGTGCTGGGGTTCTTCGCCCTGGTGGTGCTGGCCAGTTGGTTGCAGCAGCTCTTTGGCTTCGAGTCGCGCCTCAATGCGGTGACTGCCGGGACCGCCCTCGCATTGGCACTCATCCCCATCATTTATACTGTTTGCGATGATGCTCTGAATGCGGTTCCGTCCAGCTATCGAGAGGCGAGCCTCGCCCTCGGCGCGTCGAGATGGCAGACGGCGATTGGGGTGGTTTTGCCCGCCGCTCGCCCGGGCATCTTCGCCGCGCTTTTGCTTGGATTCGGTCGAGCGA
It encodes the following:
- the pstC gene encoding phosphate ABC transporter permease subunit PstC, encoding MWHREERSRSDEQRRRMDRFARRVIFAVALTAVVIIALIFVFIFNEALPVLTDPAIMEQANLRQFFWPAEGAEQASRYMWQPVGTVPKYSLIPLIVGTLKTTLLALVIAAPLAIAAALYTSEFAPRRWRETIKPVIELLAGIPSVVLGFFALVVLASWLQQLFGFESRLNAVTAGTALALALIPIIYTVCDDALNAVPSSYREASLALGASRWQTAIGVVLPAARPGIFAALLLGFGRAIGETMIVLMASGNAAIVSADVTDSVRTLSATIAAELGEVVFGEPHYHTLFFIGALLFVTTFIINSCGAYVIRRTQRRLEGSA